A window of Elgaria multicarinata webbii isolate HBS135686 ecotype San Diego chromosome 2, rElgMul1.1.pri, whole genome shotgun sequence contains these coding sequences:
- the LRR1 gene encoding leucine-rich repeat protein 1, which yields MRLPCEVSVVSRLLPSAGLRGPGRAVRALLALGKPPGAGGGEVWLLVSTARHRPGAKYQLRENIEQLFTKFVEQGKATLRLKEPAVDVCLSKANVSQLKTFLSAVKLAHRGTNEENLPLSALVTPKASEVEKPKTKMIITSRKDYPLTQNFPYSLEHLQASYCKLARLDMRVLCLKSLRKLDLSHNRIKKLPATIGDLVNLQELNLQDNHLESFCVALCNSTLRKSLQSLDLSQNKIQALPAQFCHLRELIHLKIDDNSLIRLPFKIGQLSQLRFLSVARNKLPYLPSEFAKLSLENLDLFGNPFERPEPLVPDIQLKIPLTLLEYSARATVNYRLPYGSHVLPFHLCVDLDMAKTCQCGQACLSSFIQTTVTMNLHSVAHTVVLVDNMGGTEAPILRYFCSLTCYGQFLDRYLQSVR from the exons ATGCGGCTGCCGTGCGAGGTGTCGGTGGTGAGCCGCCTGCTGCCCTCCGCCGGGCTGCGGGGCCCGGGGCGCGCCGTCAGGGCTCTCCTCGCCCTGGGGAAGCCGCCCGGAGCAGGCGGAGGCGAGGTCTGGCTCCTGGTCAGCACCGCCCGGCACCGCCCGGGGGCCAAGTACCAG CTGAGAGAGAACATAGAACAGCTTTTCACCAAGTTTGTGGAGCAAGGGAAAGCCACTTTACGACTGAAGGAGCCAGCAGTAGACGTCTGTCTCAGCAAG GCAAATGTCAGTCAGCTGAAAACTTTCCTCTCTGCCGTGAAGCTGGCTCACCGAGGTACCAATGAGGAGAACTTGCCGCTGTCCGCCTTGGTCACACCGAAAGCTTCTGAAGTTGAGAAACCGAAAACTAAGATGATCATAACATCAAGGAAGGATTATCCTTTAACCCAGAACTTCCCCTACTCTCTGGAGCATCTCCAAGCCTCCTACTGCAAATTAGCCCGCCTTGATATGCGCGTGCTTTGCTTGAAAAGCCTCCGGAAACTGGACTTGAGCCACAATCGTATTAAAAAGCTGCCAGCGACTATTGGGGACCTTGTGAACCTTCAAGAGCTCAATCTACAGGACAACCACTTGGAGTCATTTTGTGTGGCACTGTGTAACTCCACCCTCCGAAAGTCACTCCAGTCTCTCGATCTCAGCCAGAATAAAATCCAAGCGCTTCCAGCACAGTTTTGCCACCTGCGGGAACTCATTCACTTGAAGATAGATGACAACAGCCTAATTAGGCTACCCTTCAAGATCGGTCAACTGAGTCAGCTCCGCTTCTTGTCTGTGGCTCGTAATAAGCTCCCGTATTTGCCCAGTGAATTTGCAAAACTGTCCCTTGAAAACCTAGATTTATTTGGCAACCCTTTTGAGCGGCCTGAGCCACTTGTTCCTGACATACAGTTAAAAATACCGTTGACTTTATTAGAATATTCTGCAAGAGCGACAGTCAATTACAG GCTCCCGTATGGCAGCCACGTCCTCCCTTTTCACCTCTGTGTTGATCTGGACATGGCGAAGACCTGTCAGTGTGGGCAGGCTTGCTTGAGCTCCTTCATTCAGACAACAGTGACTATGAATCTGCACAGTGTGGCTCACACCGTTGTCCTTGTGGATAATATGGGAGGCACGGAGGCCCCCATCCTCCGCTACTTCTGCTCTCTGACGTGCTACGGCCAATTTCTGGATAGATACCTGCAAAGCGTCCGGTGA
- the RPS29 gene encoding small ribosomal subunit protein uS14: protein MGHQQLYWSHPRKFGQGSRSCRVCSNRHGLIRKYGLNMCRQCFRQYAKDIGFTKLD from the exons ATGGGCCACCAGCAGCTCTACTGGAGCCACCCCCGGAAGTTCGGGCAGGGCTCGCGATCCTG CCGCGTGTGCTCAAACCGCCACGGCCTGATCCGCAAGTACGGGCTCAACATGTGCCGGCAGTGCTTCCGCCAGTACGCCAAGGACATCGGCTTCACCAAG TTGGATTAA